One Chanodichthys erythropterus isolate Z2021 chromosome 22, ASM2448905v1, whole genome shotgun sequence DNA window includes the following coding sequences:
- the pcf11 gene encoding pre-mRNA cleavage complex 2 protein Pcf11, translating to MSDEGAREDACREYQSSLEDLTFNSKPHINMLTILAEENIQFTKDIVAIIEAQIAKAPPGEKLPVLYLVDSIVKNVGGDYLEVFAKNLVNSFICVFEKVDEATRKSLFKLRSTWDEIFPLKKLYALDVRVNSIDPAWPIKPLPPNVNASIHVNPKFLKPTEETSPKPPAPQPPAPSLTQEQMIRQQLLAKQKQLLELQQKKIELELEQTKAQLAASPAIASNHHASAPARFDISPKVSQTAPAPQTKPWLPAPSEKLSTRDPRLNRAVNAKEHVMHKKDSQVTPSFLNTSEKRGQVSAERPSKLEKLRIPKKDNSNVEEKPKSKSMSPSGKGILFRPRGMESEHPKAAEVNKKDPRLHKQMHERTDSKDEDVREKKRSSEKKDRDEAVKNLDHQKSSSTRGKLINGSLNKHERLETFLKQEIKVNKANVRKRSRSRSRSPPLHSPKRKERRSPPKRKTRSITPPPKSGKARLSKHPHNDDAFPQLSVRDERSTKKSAPESRRSKRPLEDRTADQKDGPQQRISPAEHKDTKDGKRWRSGWEENKHPKQSDPDLSHGRLGTQRHKTWNTNQRPSTPRTPKQHRLSVDSNIQIPEALNSASKRDLLRKASKRHAEGEISNDEFLNVAHQINQLFQYQEERQRSDSWDESCDEGVYPSKKKPQGLGTMSDAALSYLEHKSKLKRTQLLRPVQKGGHSPLHDMLLYQPHHELTERYSESSDVNKMSCDAIKPVSDHEDPRRTDRPPCTGSTFRNSPSPVSLDGTCGKSTVLPFERASSPVEMDQQPDGDISPRFESPNSVHSGTGPDDGPISVECVPRHDHFLEQGRSGRNHDESPGNTPTHSSEGPVPQVNAPRHDGPNIPQRFDIYKGSQASFDGPPSHMREPRLDGPQMPYAAAPPRYEGSTGAYDGSGGPVRYPGLRFDAPHRFPKPHERPVRFNNPPVSHRPMRCIEPHNMVRFDAQAPIHYDHPMHQNRFVNPPRFDNPHMPHGPPGYEEPRFPARLMNFDEQQGAVRFDSPSGGMRFENPVQPEPLRFDAPPVMPRYDPQGPPRFCGPNIPNQLRPQELTMFDQTQTQAQAPVINPAVPPPNFNMPPMNTFGGPAQQFPMQQNVSQASNFSVPVPTSSDFQGSFRPAPFPGPGVGSVPQPMMGGQPFMPPNQISFQPGSQFPQPEPFRQIDVNDLFSKLVNTGIIKPAQTDSTTDSTSASQTLTVPEEEEEEEQEEDDDVPDLTGFVLDDMKQRHDSIITKLYTGIQCYSCGMRFTASQTDVYADHLDWHYRQNRSEKDISKKVTHRRWYYTLTDWIEFEEIADLEERAKSQFFEKVHEEVVQKTQEAAKEREFQSVKAAADVVHELCEICQEQFEMYWEEEEEEWHLKNAIRVDGKTYHPSCYEDYKNTSSFVDCTPSPNKMLTENPLTAFMKQEQGDEEPCSSIKEEPSEDNTDTPMVKEEVQVKLEEESQTSAIIF from the exons ATGTCGGACGAAGGCGCGAGGGAGGACGCCTGCCGCGAGTATCAGTCCTCGCTGGAAGATCTGACTTTCAACAGTAAACCGCACATCAACATGCTCACCATTCTAGCCGAAGAAAACATCCAGTTCACCAAGGATATCGTCGCAATAATTGAAGCACAAATTGCCAAG GCACCTCCTGGTGAGAAGCTCCCAGTTTTGTACTTAGTGGATTCCATAGTGAAGAATGTTGGAGGGGATTACCTTGAAGTGTTTGCTAAGAACCTAGTCAATTcctttatttgtgtatttgagAAG GTGGATGAGGCCACTAGAAAAAGTCTCTTCAAATTGCGTTCCACATGGGATGAAATTTTCCCCTTGAAGAAGCTATATGCACTAGATGTGCGTGTGAACTCTATAGATCCTGCCTGGCCTAtaaaaccattgccaccaaaTGTGAATGCCAGCATTCATGTCAACCCCAAATTTTTAAAACCG ACTGAGGAAACATCTCCGAAGCCTCCAGCACCGCAACCTCCAGCTCCGAGCTTGACACAAGAGCAAATGATAAGACAACAGTTGCTTGCAAAGCAAAAGCAGTTATTAGAACTTCAGCAAAAGAAGATAGAGCTTGAACTTGAACAAACAAAAGCTCAGTTG GCCGCCAGCCCTGCTATTGCTTCAAACCACCATGCCAGTGCTCCAGCCCGTTTTGATATCTCACCAAAAGTCAGTCAAACGGCTCCTGCACCACAGACCAAACCTTGGCTTCCAGCACCATCAGAAAAATTGTCAACCAGAGATCCTAGATTAAACAGAGCTGTAAATGCAAAGGAACATGTGATGCATAAGAAAGATAGTCAGGTTACACCAAGCTTTCTGAATACATCAGAAAAAAGAGGACAAGTCTCAGCTGAAAGACCGAGTAAGTTGGAGAAGTTGAGGATTCCAAAAAAGGATAACTCTAACGTTGAGGAAAAACCTAAATCCAAGTCCATGTCACCGTCTGGAAAAGGTATCCTTTTTAGACCCAGAGGAATGGAGTCTGAACATCCAAAGGCTGCTGAAGTGAATAAGAAGGACCCACGGCTACATAAGCAGATGCATGAAAGGACAGATTCAAAAGATGAGGATGTCAGAGAGAAGAAAAGAAGTTCAGAGAAGAAAGATAGGGATGAAGCTGTCAAAAACTTGGATCATCAGAAGTCCAGCAGCACCAGGGGCAAGCTTATAAATGGCTCTCTAAACAAGCATGAAAGGCTTGAGACATTTCTGAAACAAGAAATTAAAGTGAACAAAGCAAATGTTAGAAAAAGGTCTCGGTCAAGATCACGTTCGCCACCGTTACATTCTcccaaaagaaaagaaaggcgATCACCTCCAAAGAGAAAAACCAGGAGTATTACTCCACCCCCCAAGTCTGGAAAGGCTAGGCTAAGTAAACATCCACATAATGATGATGCTTTTCCACAGTTGAGTGTAAGAGATGAACGAAGTACTAAGAAAAGTGCCCCAGAATCAAGACGATCAAAAAGGCCGCTTGAGGATAGAACTGCTGATCAGAAAGATGGACCACAGCAGAGAATTTCTCCTGCAGAgcataaagacacaaaagatgGCAAGAGGTGGAGGAGTGGATGGGAAGAAAATAAACA TCCCAAACAGTCAGATCCAGATCTTTCACATGGACGACTGGGCACCCAGAGACACAAGACTTGGAACACTAATCAAAGACCATCCACACCTCGTACACCTAAGCAACATCGCTTGAGTGTTGATAGCAACATACAAATACCAGAAGCACTCAATTCTGCAAGTAAACGGGATCTTTTAAGAAAG gCTAGCAAGAGGCATGCTGAGGGTGAAATATCCAATGACGAATTCCTCAATGTAGCCCATCAAATTAACCAACTCTTTCAGTATCAAGAGGAAAGACAGCGGTCTGACTCTTGGGATGAATCATGTGATGAGGGAGTGTATCCATCAAAAAAGAAACCACAAGGACTGGGAACCATGTCTGATGCTGCGCTTTCTTATCTTGAGCATAAATCCAAGTTGAAAAGAACACAACTCCTCCGCCCAG TGCAAAAAGGGGGGCATTCGCCTTTGCATGATATGTTGCTCTATCAACCTCATCATGAACTGACTGAACGATACAGTGAGAGCTCAGATGTGAATAAAATGTCTTGTGATGCCATAAAGCCAGTCTCTGACCATGAAGATCCTAGAAGAACTGACAGACCTCCATGTACAGGTTCCACTTTCAGAAATTCACCAAGCCCAGTCAGCTTGGATGGAACCTGTGGAAAATCCACAGTACTGCCTTTTGAACGGGCATCATCTCCAGTTGAAATGGATCAACAGCCTGATGGAGACATCAGCCCACGTTTTGAAAGTCCCAACAGCGTGCACTCGGGTACAGGCCCAGATGATGGTCCAATAAGTGTAGAGTGTGTTCCAAGGCATGATCATTTCTTGGAACAGGGAAGAAGTGGACGAAACCATGATGAATCTCCTGGTAATACACCAACTCACTCCTCAGAAGGACCTGTGCCACAGGTGAATGCACCACGGCATGATGGACCGAATATTCCTCAACGATTTGATATATATAAGGGTTCTCAAGCTTCCTTTGATGGGCCACCTAGCCACATGAGAGAGCCAAGATTAGACGGTCCTCAAATGCCTTATGCTGCTGCTCCTCCTCGGTATGAAGGCAGTACAGGTGCATATGATGGGTCTGGTGGACCCGTAAGGTATCCCGGACTTCGCTTTGATGCCCCTCACCGATTTCCCAAACCCCATGAAAGACCTGTGAGATTTAACAACCCACCAGTTTCACATAGACCAATGAGATGCATAGAGCCTCATAACATGGTGAGATTTGACGCTCAAGCCCCAATTCATTACGATCACCCGATGCACCAAAACAGATTTGTTAATCCACCAAGGTTCGACAATCCTCACATGCCACATGGTCCACCAGGATATGAGGAACCACGGTTCCCAGCTAGACTAATGAATTTTGATGAACAGCAGGGTGCAGTTAGATTTGATAGTCCGTCAGGTGGGATGCGCTTTGAGAATCCAGTGCAGCCTGAACCCTTAAGATTTGATGCACCGCCTGTCATGCCAAGATATGACCCTCAAGGTCCTCCAAGATTCTGCGGTCCAAATATTCCAAACCAGCTGAGACCTCAAGAGCTGACAATGTTCGATCAAACTCAAACTCAAGCTCAAGCTCCTGTGATAAACCCTGCTGTACCACCACCCAATTTCAACATGCCACCCATGAACACGTTTGGTGGCCCAGCCCAACAGTTTCCCATGCAGCAAAATGTTTCGCAAGCATCCAACTTCAGTGTGCCAGTCCCTACATCATCAGATTTCCAAGGTTCATTTAGACCTGCTCCATTCCCTGGTCCAGGTGTTGGGAGTGTTCCTCAGCCT aTGATGGGAGGTCAACCCTTCATGCCACCAAACCAAATTTCTTTCCAGCCTG GTTCCCAGTTTCCACAGCCTGAGCCATTTAGGCAAATAGATGTGAACGATCTGTTTTCAAAACTTGTAAACACTGGAATAATAAAACCTGCACAAACAGACTCAACAACTG ACTCCACATCAGCAAGCCAGACTTTAACTGTGCctgaagaagaagaggaggaggaacaaGAGGAAGATGATGATGTCCCAGATTTGACTGGCTTTGTTTTGGATGACATGAAACA GAGACATGACAGCATTATCACCAAACTATATACTGGAATCCAGTGCTATTCCTGCGGCATGCGTTTTACGGCGTCTCAGACAGATGTGTATGCGGATCATTTGGACTGGCACTACAGACAGAATCGTTCCGAGAAGGACATCAGTAAGAAAGTTACACATCGCCGGTGGTACTACACTCTGACG GATTGGATCGAATTTGAGGAAATCGCTGATCTCGAGGAGAGGGCAAAGAGTCAGTTCTTTGAAAAAGTTCATGAAGAGGTTGTACAGAAAACCCAGGAGGCAGCCAAAGAGAGAGAGTTCCAGAGTGTAAAAGCTGCCGCGGATGTCGTTCATGAG CTATGTGAGATTTGCCAGGAGCAGTTTGAGATGTACtgggaggaggaagaggaagagtggCACCTGAAAAATGCCATCCGAGTTGATGGAAAG ACATATCATCCCTCATGTTACGAAGACTACAAAAAT ACATCCTCTTTTGTGGACTGCACACCCTCACCCAATAAAATGCTTACAGAAAACCCTTTAACAGCTttcatgaaacaagagcaggGTGATGAGGAGCCATGCTCCAGTATTAAAGAAGAGCCCTCCGAGGACAATACGGATACACCAATGGTAAAAGAAGAGGTTCAGGTTAAGTTAGAAGAAGAATCACAAACCAGTGCAATTATTTTCTAA
- the ccdc90b gene encoding coiled-coil domain-containing protein 90B, mitochondrial, which produces MSCWGMFIRRRYQFSSMLKLHQLNIQPMCHRRGFHKTTAVKTYDVRKVELTPLEQRKLTFDSHALVKELESSGFEKRQAEVMVSALVTLTTANMDIVYRDMVTGAHQEIALQQIMAHLDAIRKDMVILEKSEFASLRSENAKMKTELEQIKNRLLEESQKIRADAKLDINLERSRVTDMFTEQEKKLMEVRTEFQKMNADIECEAVETSRKIDIQVASLKTLLESLKLETIRYLAACIFTCLALALGFYRFWK; this is translated from the exons ATGTCATGTTGGGGAATGTTTATACGGAGACGATACCAGTTCTCCTCTATGTTAAAACTGCATCAACTCAACATCCAACCAATGTGTCATCGGAGAG GGTTCCATAAAACCACTGCTGTCAAGACATATGATGTGAGAAAAGTGGAGTTAACGCCACTGGAGCAGAGGAAACTCACGTTTGACTCGCATGCGCTCGTGAAAGAGCTGGAATCCAGCG GTTTTGAGAAGAGGCAGGCAGAAGTGATGGTCTCAGCATTGGTGACACTTACTACAGCCAATATGGACATTGTATACAGAGACATGGTCACTGGAGCCCATCAG GAAATAGCTCTACAACAAATCATGGCTCATCTAGATGCTATCAGGAAAGACATGGTTATCCTGGAGAAGAGTGAATTTGCCAGCTTGCGTTCAGAAAATGCA aaaatgaaaacagaGCTGGAGCAAATAAAGAATAGACTACTG GAAGAAAGTCAAAAAATCAGAGCAGATGCAAAGTTAGACATTAATCTGGAGCGAAGTAGAGTTACAGACATG TTTACAGAACAAGAGAAGAAACTTATGGAGGTTAGAACTGAGTTCCAAAAAATG AATGCAGATATAGAATGTGAAGCAGTGGAAACTTCAAGGAAAATCGATATACAAGTAGCCTCTTTGAAAACCCTCCTGGAATCACTCAAGCTGGAGACCATTAGATATCTTGCAG CATGCATCTTCACCTGCTTGGCACTTGCCTTGGGATTCTATCGTTTCTGGAAATGA
- the alg8 gene encoding probable dolichyl pyrophosphate Glc1Man9GlcNAc2 alpha-1,3-glucosyltransferase, with the protein MAAPMPNDHIWFFALALGVSFLKCLLINAYHSTDFEVHRNWLALTHSLPVSQWYYEATSEWTLDYPPLFAWFEYGLSHIAQFFDKEMLVVQNLNYASPATVLFQRLSVIAADVVLIHAVKECFKCLREDKGKDLLGKPSFIVTGLLLWNFGLLIVDHIHFQYNGFLFGVLLLSIARHFQNRHLEGALLFSILLNLKHIYLYIAPAYGIFLLRCFCFTQNNPDGSLQWRSFSVLRLVALGTIVLSTFAVSFGPFIALGQLPQVLSRLFPFKRGLCHAYWAPNIWALYNIADKAFSILGVKLKLLDISKLPKASMTGGLVQEFQHSVLPSVSPLATLACTLLSVLPALFRIWHRPNGARGFLRCLVICALGSFMFGWHVHEKAILMAILPLSLLAVESREDARTFLILSITGHYSLFPLLFTTQELPIKIFLMLLFTIFSLTSLKTLFSKGGALLNPLEATYLLGLIPLELICEFVYPLTVWQKTFPFLPLMFTSVYCALGVVYAFIRLYISLLTCSDTTKRLKTQ; encoded by the exons ATGGCTGCGCCCATGCCCAACGATCATATCTGGTTTTTTGCTTTGGCTCTTGGAGTTTCATTTCTCAAATGTCTTTTGATAAATGCCTA CCACTCTACGGACTTTGAAGTACATAGGAACTGGCTTGCCCTGACTCACAGTCTGCCAGTATCACAGTGGTATTATGAG gcTACATCTGAGTGGACATTGGATTATCCTCCTCTGTTTGCTTGGTTTGAATATGGACTTTCTCATATTGCCCAATTTTTTGATAAGGAGATGCTGGTTGTTCAGAATCTGAATTATGCAAGTCCAGCCACAGTCCTCTTCCAAAGGCTGTCCGTCATTGCAGCTGATGTGGTCTTGATTCATGCAGTTAAAGA ATGCTTCAAATGTTTGCGAGAAGACAAAGGAAAGGACCTTCTGGGAAAGCCATCTTTCATCGTGACAGGGTTGTTGCTGTGGAACTTTGGCCTTCTAATTGTTGATC ATATTCACTTTCAGTATAATGGCTTCCTGTTTGGTGTTCTACTACTATCAATAGCAAGACATTTCCAG AATAGACACTTAGAAGGGGCTTTGCTGTTTTCAATACTTCTAAACTTGAAgcatatatatctatatatcgcACCTGCATACGGTATCTTCCTGCTGAGATGTTTTTGTTTCACCCAGAACAATCCAG ATGGGTCTTTGCAGTGGAGAAGTTTCAGTGTCTTGCGTCTGGTAGCACTAGGAACTATTGTCTTGTCTACTTTTGCagtgtcatttggaccttttaTAGCACTG GGTCAGCTTCCACAAGTCCTGTCACGACTTTTCCCCTTCAAGCGTGGTCTGTGTCATGCGTACTGGGCACCAAACATCTGGGCACTCTACAATATTGCAGATAAAGCTTTTTCCATTCTGG GTGTGAAATTGAAACTGCTTGACATCAGCAAACTTCCCAAGGCCTCAATGACTGGTGGTCTGGTTCAAGAGTTTCAGCACTCTGTGCTTCCTTCAGTCTCTCCTTTAGCAACCCTTGCTTGTACGTTACTGTCAGTATTG cCTGCTCTTTTCAGGATATGGCATAGACCTAATGGAGCTAGAGGATTCTTGCGCTGCCTTGTCATTTGTGCCCTTGGATCCTTTATGTTTGGTTGGCACGTACATGAGAAAGCCATCCTGATGGCCATACTTCCTTTAAG TTTGCTCGCTGTGGAGAGTAGAGAAGATGCCAGGACTTTTCTTATCCTCAGTATAACTGGCCATTATTCCCTATTTCCACTCCTCTTCACAACCCAAG AGTTGCCCATTAAAATATTTCTCATGTTGCTGTTTACAATCTTCAGTTTAACTTCCCTAAAAACGCTGTTCAG CAAGGGCGGGGCTTTGTTGAACCCGCTGGAAGCCACGTATCTCTTGGGCCTGATTCCTCTGGAGCTCATCTGTGAGTTTGTTTACCCGCTGACAGTCTGGCAGAAGACGTTCCCCTTCCTCCCTCTGATGTTCACCTCAGTTTACTGTGCGCTGGGAGTGGTATATGCCTTCATCAGACTATATATTTCATTGCTGACATGTTCAGACACCACTAAACGGTTGAAAACGCAGTGA